The DNA window TCTGGGTGAGACATGCAAAAGTATGCTAGAACTTCTTCTGAAGGCCACTGACCTAGAAGAATGACAGTTATACTTAAGTCAACGATATCAGATATTTACAGtccaaataatattaaattctatatagaATAGTGTGTTGATCTGATGATGCTAAATCGTAACTAAGATCTAACATATTGAACATAACAGAGACATTATTCACATTAATCTCTACCTAATCAAACTAGGATCAAAATGGTGAAACTCACAAGCAATGTGAGCATAATAACACCAAGAACTTACAGACAAGTCCAGTATTATCGATGTTGTGTCGATTAGATATCTCAAAGTCATTGAGATCACTGCAATTATCCACTCTTTGTCTgcaataaaattttcatagaaAAATCTATAGAAGCAGCCGTAAAATTGTGTAATTGGATCGATCTAGACTTAAAAAAGTAACTACTAACGTTAGATAGAGATTGGGAGAAGAAGGAATGGGAATTGTGTAGCAAAGGCATGCTTCCCGAGAGTCTTCTTCTGAAGAAGAATCAACCACCACCTGACGACAAGGGATCAAGTTGAATCCTTGAGTTGCTTTCCTTGATACCCGCTTGATCTCACCTTCACATTGAGCATCTGAGTTGGAAAATTTGATTCGTTAGCTACGAAGGACGTGAGAGAGATCGAGAATTGGATTAATGGAAGGGGGGAGTCAATTCACCAGATCTATTGATAAGAGCTTGGCGAAGGATTCTCCATctaagagaagaagaagtgggatCCATGGAAGAAGAATCGTTATCGCTTCCCCCACCTCCTCCGCCGGCAAATTTTTATTACCGAACTAAACTAAACAGGAGACAAACAAACAGAACAACTGTTTTGTTTCTCTCCGGATCCGTTAAGTGTATTTCACACGCTCTGCCGTTTTTACGCACTCGTCGTTTTAGGGTACTAAAAACATCGTGGTGTTTAGTTTCAAGTTTCATCCCCGACAACAAGTTTGTATTTTATCCTTGCAAAACAACATTGAACCTGCGAGAGCTCTGATCAAACATTAGCTTAAGTAGGTCACCTCGTCGTCGCTGGCCTTGAGCAGAAGATCAGAGAGAGCAGGAACGATAAACAGAGAGCAATCCGGCGCTTCTTACACGATGAAAGATGATTACGAGGTTCGATTTTTTTATACTATATCAAATTCAGATGGGATTCTCGATTTCAGATTATTAAAAGCTTTCGTCTTTGAATCTGAGCTATATAGTTTCTTcgttttctttattaatattctctatacataaaaaaaatcgGAGCTTTTAGGATTGTTAGATTGTGTGTGTGGCTTCTTTGATCTTCCTGCTTGACCAAAGTTGTTggctttgttcttttttttttctgggttaATCGTTCGTTGAGAAATCGTTGAGATGaggatatcttcttcttcttcttttcttctttaaagGTTGATGAGAAGAAACAAGCTGCAGCTGATGTATTGTTTAGTTATTCCAAGTTTGCTATGGCCTGCATCGGTAACCAGACTCGTCCTTCCGACATGAGGTTGCATCTCATGAAGGTGTAttgttatttttgaatttgttttgaagctcattttagtttgttttcgATTAATTAACATTTATGAAACCaagtcttgattttttttttgtttggtaggAGATCTCGGGACTGCCAACGTCTCtgaagagaagagaagcttCTAGAGCTGCAACCTCTCCTGATCCACTCGGCGAATCCTCCAGCTCTGGTACCGCCAGGCTTGATAAAGTTGATAGTTTCAGAGctctttgattttcttttttctttttcttcttttaatagTTCCaggcttgttttttttttgccccCTTTTGATAGTGTTATTACTCTAATGTAATTCCCATTGTGTGACTGAGAAATAAAATCTTATGCTTCTACtactttgaaatatatatataaccttttCAGACATTCTTCTGTATCGGtatgattttcttataaagGTAAACAAACATCTcatgaatcattttttttattttattttattgcatTCATTCAGTTTTAACATCTTTTTTTTAGCCTTTTTTGTTCCGCATCTGTGAAACTTCCTCCTCCTCACTTGCCTATTCTCCTTGCTTCATAGCATATGGTGAAGATGACAGCAGCTGCAACAACAGCGATTCCAACTGCCTGCTGCTTTACTGTCGCAGGAGTTTTTCTTGGCAGATTGCATCCTAGTTCTGACAGTTTCTTGTGTGAGAAAGCATAATCTCTGAAGAACACATCCTCATCCTGTCATATTCACATACATTTACTATGTTGATGAATCTCATCCAAACTAAAAGTTATAATCTTTTACCTTTGCATACATCTTAACATAAGGTTCGAACTTGGGATCGCCAAGTAGAGCCTTGTCGGTTTTAAGTTGCAGCAGTTCTGGAGTTTCCCCGTTCAGAAGCTCTCTGAAACCATCAATGCATTAATTAGACAAATGTAAGTTCCACAACACTCCCTTCTCAATCTAACTTTGTGTGCGCTGTTTGTTTGGCTTACACGAAATAAGAGTTGTCAAACTTGAGAGGATCTCGCGTCCAAGGGCCTTCGAAATCTGATCTCTCCTTATGTGCACGCCCCTGTACATACAAAAGCAGCGCAAACCAAGTTGGTTCATTGGAGCATGTTTAGTGTCCggttattatgtttttctttttaaggaGAGTTAGTTAGTAACCAGAGTGTGGCCTCCAGAGAGAGCTACAATGTCTTTATCCGATAGACCCATACGAGAGAAGAGAGTTCTTAGATGTGAGGCACCTTGATTCGCATCAGGAAGATCTCCTTCATCTGCTGTCTCAGCATCCTGAATATCATCAATGgatctattaaaatatgatgATTCTAAGGTGTTGTCCTTTAGGGATAAGAGTGTAGAGTGGGTACTACATTACGGCCTGGAGTAAATGGGATTGTAGGGCCACCGGTAACTTCCACTGCAACAACTCCTGCGAGCTGAGAGTTCAAACACACAAAGAATCTGTTTCAAACAACATTCCTCTCAATAAAAAGCTTCTATGAGTGAGTTTTTAACCTGGTAAAGGTCTGCGTAAGAGACTCGTGGATGCTTAGCTTTTACTTCctctgaaaaaaataaagtgtCCACTTACATGAAAAAAGAAGACAGCCAAATCAAAGATGAAGATTTAAGGCTAAAGAGAACTGACCGCAGAAGGCGACTGCTTTCTCGAGACCTTTGTTATGAGGGCGGTTTAGCTCGTCCTTGAACCTAATAGATCCATTGGGACCtccacttttcttcttctcatcataTGTTCCTGCGTCATGCCATCTACATACACACGGCCAGACTTGCATTTGGAAACGTGTaatacaagaaagaaaaaatggagaaagagagaaaagaggttACGCGAGACGGAGCATAATGGGAGCACAGTTTCTGGAAGAGATGAGAGCTCGAAGGTCCCTACGAGACTTCTCTAACTGTTTGAGGTACTCTGCATCGACGACATTCACTGCCATTTTGTCAGGACTTTGAAAGAGCAAATGAAGAAGAATAGGATTAAAGAATTGACTCTGAACGAGTAACATGATTGATcaatatagatatatttatataaattaggaCCGAAGAATGTTTTGTCAGGTGGAGAAAGCTAAGTATGTTTTTTGGATGAACCCTTCTTTGCTATTCTTCGCATATGTTCTTTCGTTTATTCAAATATCTACGTATGTTTGTGGACATTAATACATATTATactatttgtttataaatattttgcataaacaaataaaatcacgATACAGATTAGGCATTTGAGTACTAAGCAAGATACATTATGTTCCGTAAGAAATGGTTTGGTCTTTGACTCTTTTGATCGAAGATGCTAGTCtcaactctctttttttttttgtcaggtAAGTGTTTGTGTTTGGGTCTTTTGGACTATTGGGCTTTTAAGCTTACGGCCCTAGCTGAAAATGGGCTTTTTATTCCCGAGAAAGCAAATGTTATTGACATTGGAAAAAAAGGAGGCAAAAGAATCGGGGATGGCAGCGATTAGTAACGAACGCTTCAATGGCAATTATTTGCGGCCATCACTTTCTCTCTGTCGATCCAAATTCATCTTCCTCACGTTTTTGTTAACAAACCAACAAACACCATTCACCACCATCTTTGATCACGTCCTTTGTGTTTTCCTCTTTacatttttctttctgatttttttccTCATTCACTTACAtcgtttagttttttttttgtttgtttgtgccGGAGAGATGTTTAATTGAATGTAAATAGTAGAAGACTCGGAGGAATTGGATTCATATTGTGGGGTTGTTGTTCCTCAGACGTAGATCTGAGGTTgcattttattatcattttttgactttttctctTTAGTTTTCTGTATTGTGTCTTCATCATCACGTTTGGGCTTGGGCAATGAGCGCGTCAAGGTTCATAAAGTGCGTTACCGTTGGTGACGGAGCTGTCGGCAAAACATGTTTGCTCATTTCTTACACCAGCAACACCTTTCCCACGGTATCTTCCGTTATTCTTATTGCAATCTGATTGTTATTATTCTTTGTCTGATTGTTGAGCATTTTCCATGGACACAGGACTATGTTCCCACTGTTTTCGATAACTTTAGCGCCAATGTGGTTGTCAATGGAGCCACGGTCAATCTTGGATTGTGGGATACTGCAGGTAAAAATGAAATGATCACTCGATGAGCTTTGTCGTAGTTGCAGCTACTGGGATTTATACtctcaaataatttttattttttatttttgttttacagggCAGGAGGACTATAACAGATTAAGACCTTTGAGTTACCGTGGTGCTGATGTTTTCATTCTAGCCTTCTCTCTTATTAGTAAGGCTAGTTACGAGAATGTCTCCAAGAAGTGGATCCCAGAGTTGAAGCACTATGCTCCTGGTGTCCCCATCGTCCTTGTTGGAACCAAACTTGGTAACTTTACTCTTGCATTTTTGCTTTATGTCTAATTTCCATCCTTTGCCTAGAGAAAATCAGGACACACACACACTACAGCTATCTTCTTGCGACTTTCGTAAGCTGCTCCTGATTTATATGGCATGAGTGAATATGGCTTCACGGTTCTGATTCGAATTTGTACAAATGTTCAAAATGAATCATTTAGGTGGAAAGGAGCGTTGTTTTCATAGCTTTATCATTGGTGATTGGTGAATAGGCTTACTCTTGTATCTTGCATTTCTTGTAAACCATATGCTATAATATAACCTTCTCATGATGACCTCTTAAAACCTTTTTAGTTACCTACATTTAAAGAGGCAATCATTATGCTTTTAAACATTCTCCAATCAAATAAGCTAATTCAAGGCTTGGTTGTAACTCGATAGTCATTTTCCACACTCTAAATCTTTGGTATCTGCAACTTGTTACTTGTTCTTTGCTCTTTTTGGTGATTTAACCTTGTTTCCTTTCAGATCTTCGGGATGACAAACAGTTTGTTATCGACCATCCTGGTGCCGTCCCTATTACAACTGCTCAGGtatgagtattttttttttatttttttactcaGATGCAGTTTAAGAAAACCCGGTTTATCATTCGCCTGTTGTGCATTAAAGGGAGAGGAGCTCAAAAAGCTAATAGAAGCGCCTGCTTACATAGAATGCAGTTCAAAATCCCAAGAGGTTAAGAAAATCTTATGAaccatgtttttgttttgaatgttGGCTTCCATCTTTTTATGATGAAAACCGTGTGGGTGTAAACTGCAGAACGTGAAAGGAGTCTTTGATGCAGCTATCAAAGTGGTCCTTCAACCTCCAAagcagaagaaaaagaagaacaaagcACAAAAGGCTTGCTCCATTTTGTAAGAAGCTCGATGACAGGGTCTTAAAAGAAAGTGTTttcgttttcatttttttcagtGTTCATTGTTGATTGCTCTCTTAGTTCCTCTAAATACGATTTGTGTTGAGTTTAATTTAACGTATGTTTAAATTGATAGTCGAGTCGAGAGAGCTTAGTATTGGTGGAGCTAATATTGGTGTAGTATAGTCTCTCTTCCATTCTAAATGATATGTTAAACTTGATGTTGTACATGTAATCACATCttcagagaagaagagagatcaGGGCGTAGTACTAATCTTACTATATTAAGCAACCGCAAAGTATAACAACCAGTGTTCAACCTTAGACCTTTTTAAGGCCAAATCAAAAAAATGTTTGGTCAGACTCCAGCATACGGATTATCTCGACCAGGTTCCTTGTTAAGAAATTCTTCTTCCTGCTCGTATCAGAAAGGGACGGTGTAAGGTAAGGCGTGGACATCAGCTTCTGGTAAAAGGCGAGCACATGGCCACGCCATTGAACTGCTTACGACTTGCTTTGTCTCACTATTAAGTTGTTTGCATCTTTCTGTTCCGTCAAACTTGTGGCTACTTGGCTTCTTCAAGAACCACCAACATTCATCACCTTCAGTGTTGGTGAGCTCTACACTTCTCTGGATCGTATTAGGAACCCAGTTCTCAACTACATTCAAGAATTGCACCGCCAATGATGGAGGGCAAAACCTGCATAATCCGCTTGAAGGGTCATCAGAAGTGGACGATAATTTCTTCTCCTTGCCGAGTTTCGTTCTTAAAATTTGgtcttttctcttctcttcatgTGGTTTTGAAGTGCAACAAGGACGTTGCTGCGGCTGTTTTCTAGTAACAATGTTGGCGGTATCTAACTTCACTTCCCGGGAAAGACAAGGTTTTTGTTGATCCTTGTTGGTGGACATCATCACCTCAGGATCATTCTGTCTTCGGATAGGCAACCGAATCCGAATGATGCTTTCTTCAAATTCAACATATTTGAAGAAAGAACGTCAAAAATGTCCTGAAAAGGTAAATATATACCCAACAAGAATAATAGATCCTTCCCGGGGGAAGGAAACAAACTCACCAGAGTCGTGATGTGGCTGCTTCTCCTTGTGCTGCTTAGGTAGCTCATTGCTGTTAAGAGTGCTATCACAAGAGTTCTGAGACGTGGACTGAAGCAGGTCGCGTTCTACAGTAAGACTGCTCTTCTCAAAAGAGCCGTTCTCACTTTCATTTAGTTTGCGAACTTTGTTGCCCTCTTTGGCACCTTCTTCTTTGCGCCTTCTCTTATGAGAGTGTTTTTCACTTCCACCTTCACTTCTTTCCCTCTCCTTCGTCTTTTtatccttcttctccttcttcttgtctttgttatctttcttctctctttttctctccttCCTCCTTTGTTCTTTCTTAGCTTTCTCCTCTGCCCTCTGAATGAACAAAAGCAATAGATCAATAATCAGCTCACAATACTTGCCAAATTCAATGAAAAGCAGAAACAAGAACTCATATAGAGCAACCCTTTAAGCCCCCAATTGTGCAAATAATTTCAGGTCATGGCACTATGTAAACATTCGTTACAGTAAACATTGTACTTTGAGTCGTCTTAATAATTTTATCTCAAACGGACCGTGacattgtataataatattGCAAACTGTTATCTTTCTCATTCGTGGCGGCAATTTTTATCAAAACCTTTAGAACAAAGATAATCAGATTCCATAACCGAAACAAGGAAGCTGAGCATTCGAAATCCCAATGAAACCCCCAATAACCGCGACGAGATTAATTTGCTCAAACAAACCTTGATCGATTCGATCAGAGCCTCATCGCGGCTCCCGTTCAGTACATAGCCAGGTGGCGGGAACGGGAAGCACCGAGACATCTTACGCGATATTAGGGACAAACTACACCCAAGTAAATTTGGATGGGAAGAAGATGGACTCGGGATCAATACGGGACGAAAAAAGATGCAAATCTGGGATCTCGCGGAAACCCTAGATCAACCACGAAAGACCTCGAGTGTGTGTGTAAAGTAAGATATCGGGGCTTCTAATAACGCGCCAAAATCATTACGGGCAACAGATCGGGACGGTTGATCGGAGAAGAAAGAAGGAGCCGCCAGACCTCGAATCCCTTCGGAAACTCTCCGATGAAAAAAGTGTCGCCCACTCAATGCATGGAAGGTGTATTTATAGCCGAAGAAAAAAGAAGGAACGACCCTACATGGGCCAAAAAGCCTTCTTTGGCAACGCTGATAGTCAAAGAGCGTCGTATGATTGGTTTTTAGACTTTTCTTCTCctttatataattacacaaCACGCTTTATTGACACGGCTGTTTCGCAAATGAAGTTTTAGGGCCCATAAGAGTATATGTGCAGGCCCAAATAGATCAGAggccttttatttatttatggaaATAAAATTAGTTTCCTTAATGAATGCTTAATGAAGTAGCTAACGGCGTTTATATATCATAATGAAAAAATGCCTcgattatattttgtttaatagacTTGGCTTATTTTCCCCTCGGCCCAAGTGAATAATAATTGAGGTTGGTTTTTGTATGATGGGCTTACTAATCAACTAATCAGCCCAGTTTTATGATGATGAAATATGTTTATGTTCATATAATCTCCATCACCAATACTAGGAGAAATTTATTATAGTGTCAgattataaatattgatatagATTCAACAAATCACGGGCTATGATTACTTGCAAGTTACAAAGTCTTAGTTCACGGGATCTTAAAGCTACCATGTTACGGGTTAGTTGATTAGCACATgagtttgtttatttgtttgtgtTTATGTGTATGTTTATATTGCATCTAAGTTTTTCATGTGTTATTTTTCTTCAGCTTAATTTGGCTTTGAGTGTTTTATACATGTTTTATGATATCtaatatttgaaatatgttATATTCGGACATTTCAGTAAAAATAAATGCATTTATATTTATCTCACGAATGTAGCTAACCTAGCCAAAATATGAATTAATACTACGAGGATTTATCCATGAGCTGTTTAACTTGTCTCGTATGCATCTATAGAGTTCATGCTGCAAATAAAAAGACTTCAAAAGAAACTGTATTAGAATTTGGAAACGACTTGTATATTTAAAACTCTTATCCtagatgttttttctttaattactTCATTATGATTTAGTTTATTGATGCTTGTTCGCCGTAAAAAGAGTGGTGTTGGTGATGtttatagtttaataatttagttcATTTGCGTCAGAAAAATGCAGATTTTGAGAAGTACTATGTCATTTTTATAAGTTCGATTCCGACAAAGTGTTAGACATTCGATGACCATTTACACTAATCTAACCTAAACATTAGTATAAGTACTGTATAAATACTTTTGTTAAGTAGGAGTAATTATTTTATCATGTGAATGGAAATTTTAGCTGGCCCATTTATTTGTTACAGATAAGGACATTTTCagaacatttattttaaaataaagtaagaTGCACGATTATTCCCAACTAAATAACATGGAGACAATCCACCAAACAATTAAAACAACAGTTTCTCAATCTTTATTACATCCAATAAGAAGTTTCCTTTCTTACTTTATGattatgaatttatgatataCTAATTCAAATTAGTTCCTCTTACTTCCTCTGAAACTCTTGTTCAAAAACATTTCCGCAACCTTAATTTGTTGGCTGCGTAAAACAcatcctatatattaaaatcgTATAGACCTGCACACACACGCATTCTTGCGTTAAAATTTATTATGTCACAAAATTACATAACTATTAGACTACGACGAGTTTTGTTTGTTATGGGTATCGTCTTAATTGCCATTGGTGTTTCATTTGCAGTTTTGGGTGCCATGTGTGATGAGCTGACTAGAAAGAAGAAATAGCATGACATTCacaagatatttttatttttcaataccTTGGTCATTGTCATGGAGCAACTGTAATATTAGCATTTAAACGGGAACTACTAtttagtgtttcaaaaaaaaaaaaaaacgggaaCTACTATTTTAATGCTAAAATCACACTTTTAGGAAAAGTTGATTACATTAGTAATTGATATATGTAGAGTAAACGCATGGTATATAGGCACTATCAAAAGGTAAGAGGGCGTAGCAGTCATTCCACCaggaccaccaccaccaacaccAATGTCCAACCTTTCCACACATGCATATTGTATACGTGCCAAAATATTTATGATCTCTCGTATTGATAGGTTATATACATACACCCAACATAggtttatacatatttttttcaacAGAGAAACTAACGGTGCATGGATATTCATAGCGTTTTATCCTGAATTTGCATAGTTTGATTTCTGCAATATGTTGTATAGAAGGATAATAATGGAGTGGGTTGGCGATTTCCATcagctatttttttttggttatatgaAAAAGCAAATGCATATTTATTTGTTGGTAAAGTTCTTTGTTCCTTTTCATGGATAGAGTCTCAAAACCAAAATATGTATTTGTCTTTAAATGACGCCGATAAATTGGTTCACCGTCCGTTTCGCCAGCTGGCTAGAGAACAGTCACGGGTCAATCCAAGATCATAATGGGGAAACTAATCAAAAATGAAAGTTTATAGAATAAAAAGGTAATAATACTATAACTGCATTTCAAagacataataatttttaaccGAAAAGGGACTAAGGGGTGGAATCTGTGATGGGTTACTGATTACCCTTCCTATCTTAtaaccatcatcatcattgcTACAATGACTGTAGTTCTAAAGACAAATCAAGTTCAAGCGACCATGTCTCTTTTGGATTCACTATTGAATTCTTTTAAAACATCTTCATGATTATTTGTAGTAACACGGAATCATAGGCAAGTCTGTTGTGccttagagcatgattattgcaaaAGTTCTTAGCAAAAGTCcttacatatatgtatatatatatatatatattatatatgcgtatataattatttgttaAGAACTTTACGGAAATCGAAACCGAAAGttccttaattaaaaattttttggtttcggtttccgtaaaaTCTTTAGCAAACaattatatacgcatatataatatatacatatacatatacaaacatatatgtgtattaagaaATTTTCCTAAGAACctttgcaataatcatgctTATATC is part of the Raphanus sativus cultivar WK10039 unplaced genomic scaffold, ASM80110v3 Scaffold0205, whole genome shotgun sequence genome and encodes:
- the LOC130494303 gene encoding rac-like GTP-binding protein ARAC6, with amino-acid sequence MSASRFIKCVTVGDGAVGKTCLLISYTSNTFPTDYVPTVFDNFSANVVVNGATVNLGLWDTAGQEDYNRLRPLSYRGADVFILAFSLISKASYENVSKKWIPELKHYAPGVPIVLVGTKLDLRDDKQFVIDHPGAVPITTAQGEELKKLIEAPAYIECSSKSQENVKGVFDAAIKVVLQPPKQKKKKNKAQKACSIL
- the LOC108842264 gene encoding uncharacterized protein LOC108842264, which translates into the protein MSRCFPFPPPGYVLNGSRDEALIESIKRAEEKAKKEQRRKERKREKKDNKDKKKEKKDKKTKERERSEGGSEKHSHKRRRKEEGAKEGNKVRKLNESENGSFEKSSLTVERDLLQSTSQNSCDSTLNSNELPKQHKEKQPHHDSESIIRIRLPIRRQNDPEVMMSTNKDQQKPCLSREVKLDTANIVTRKQPQQRPCCTSKPHEEKRKDQILRTKLGKEKKLSSTSDDPSSGLCRFCPPSLAVQFLNVVENWVPNTIQRSVELTNTEGDECWWFLKKPSSHKFDGTERCKQLNSETKQVVSSSMAWPCARLLPEADVHALPYTVPF
- the LOC108822839 gene encoding uncharacterized protein LOC108822839 encodes the protein MKDDYEVDEKKQAAADVLFSYSKFAMACIGNQTRPSDMRLHLMKEISGLPTSLKRREASRAATSPDPLGESSSSGTARLDKVDSFRAL
- the LOC108822828 gene encoding L-ascorbate peroxidase 5, peroxisomal, with the translated sequence MLLVQSQFFNPILLHLLFQSPDKMAVNVVDAEYLKQLEKSRRDLRALISSRNCAPIMLRLAWHDAGTYDEKKKSGGPNGSIRFKDELNRPHNKGLEKAVAFCEEVKAKHPRVSYADLYQLAGVVAVEVTGGPTIPFTPGRNDAETADEGDLPDANQGASHLRTLFSRMGLSDKDIVALSGGHTLGRAHKERSDFEGPWTRDPLKFDNSYFVELLNGETPELLQLKTDKALLGDPKFEPYVKMYAKDEDVFFRDYAFSHKKLSELGCNLPRKTPATVKQQAVGIAVVAAAVIFTICYEARRIGK